In Daucus carota subsp. sativus chromosome 4, DH1 v3.0, whole genome shotgun sequence, one DNA window encodes the following:
- the LOC135152281 gene encoding transcription factor SRM1-like, with amino-acid sequence MDQLCSQDIPPHENENEAYTIDKWSFKETKLFETIMEKFEENGSMAFFEEVAISMPWRSMSSIKNHYNILINDIKLIKSSNGQFEDIVSEVTGEEEDCETINMEDTNMELEGGGVHKIPRPKKRGIPWSIQEHKSFLEGYKTCGKGEWKKISKDFVPSKTPSQVASHAQKYEKRLHTDTPPEKRRQTINDIRCLCCDSGPCKFVATGSPA; translated from the exons ATGGACCAACTCTGCTCTCAAGACATCCCTCCacatgaaaatgaaaatgaggCATATACAATAGATAAATGGAGCTTTAAAGAAACTAAGTTATTTGAAACTATCATggaaaaatttgaagaaaatggttCCATGGCATTTTTTGAAGAGGTAGCCATTTCAATGCCATGGAGAAGCATGTCATCCATCAAAAATCACTATAACATTTTAATAAACGATATAAAATTGATCAAGTCCTCCAATGGTCAATTTGAAGATATCGTCAGTGAGGTTACCGGGGAGGAGGAAGATTGTGAAACCATTAACATGGAAGATACCAACATGGAGCTGGAGGGGGGAGGTGTACACAAGATTCCAAGGCCAAAGAAAAGAGGGATCCCATGGAGCATACAGGAACATAA GTCATTCTTGGAAGGGTATAAAACATGTGGAAAAGGAGAATGgaagaaaatatcaaaggacTTTGTTCCTAGCAAAACTCCATCTCAAGTTGCAAGTCATGCCCAAAAATATGAAAAGCGCCTGCACACCGACACTCCCCCTGAGAAACGTAGGCAAACCATTAATGACATCAGATGTCTTTGCTGTGACTCTGGCCCATGCAAGTTTGTTGCCACTGGGTCACCCGCCTAA
- the LOC135152282 gene encoding transcription factor DIVARICATA-like yields MDRLCSKEIAPHNNENEAYTVDEWSFKETKLFETIMEKFEENGSMAFFEEVAISMPWRTMSSIKNHYNILIKDMKLIKSSNGQFEDISEDPMEEEDCENIKMEDTNMMELEGGGVHKIPRPKKRGIPWSIQEHKSFLEGYKTCGKGEWKKISKDFVPSKTPSQVASHAQKYEKRQHTDTPPEKRRQTINDIRCLCCDSGPCKFVATGSPV; encoded by the exons ATGGACCGACTCTGCTCTAAGGAAATCGCTCCACATAATAATGAAAATGAGGCATATACAGTAGATGAATGGAGCTTTAAAGAAACTAAGTTATTTGAAACTATTATggaaaaatttgaagaaaatggCTCCATGGCATTTTTTGAAGAGGTAGCCATTTCAATGCCATGGAGAACCATGTCATCTATCAAAAATcactataatattttaataaaggaTATGAAATTGATCAAGTCCTCCAATGGTCAGTTTGAAGATATCAGTGAGGATCCCATGGAGGAGGAAGATTGTGAAAACATTAAAATGGAAGATACCAACATGATGGAGCTCGAGGGGGGAGGTGTACACAAGATTCCAAGGCCAAAGAAAAGAGGGATCCCATGGAGCATACAGGAACATAA GTCATTCTTGGAAGGGTATAAAACATGTGGAAAAGGAGAATGgaagaaaatatcaaaggacTTTGTGCCTAGCAAAACTCCATCTCAAGTTGCAAGTCATGCCCAAAAATATGAAAAGCGCCAGCACACCGACACTCCCCCTGAGAAACGTAGGCAAACCATTAATGACATCAGATGTCTTTGCTGCGACTCTGGCCCATGCAAGTTTGTTGCCACTGGGTCACCTGTCTAA